GCGGTTTAACTCGAACCGGTCCGTTAATTGAGCCAGTTTAATTCGAACCGGGTCCGATAAGGGAGTGAAGCTACAGAATTAGTAAAATGATCCCTTTTTTGATGTTGTAGCTCCTTATACCAAGAGAGCAATGTGTTGTTAACTTTGCCACAGTCCATTTTCCTGTCTACAGATACAAATTTAATGATTAGTATAACTTCGCCGATCACAAGTAACTCCTTTTGTAAAGCTAGAGTtgcattctcttttttttttcctttatagAGGCAGAAAAGGGGGACTTGACTCACATAATCAGAAAGACCAAGGTAAGGACATCTCTATACATCTTGAGATAAGGACAGGACATATTAGCTATGTAGCCTGAGAGAGACCCCCACTAGAACATTAACTTTCTGGTGTCTGATTCATTATTTTTGTAGAGTGACAGCTCAATCTATTTGTAGAATCTAACTACAAAAGTGAGATACTCGACCACACAGAGGATAACATTTTATAGAAGAGGCAATTGTTAtgctctgtttcataataatatGTTGTAGTAGtaatttttgttcttattaAGACCAAAAATTCCATTGAACATAAGCATCCAGTCTAAAAAATAATTGGCATAAGTTTGGAACCATGAGAAAAAAAACTTGTCTAATTGGAGGATTTAGAAAAACAACTACCGAGTATCAAGAGACACAGAatagttataacaaaaacagaAGTATCCCATGGTAAGAGTAACCAAAAGGTTTCTTCTAGGCGACTGGGATCATCTCAGGGTAGTCTACTGCTGTGAGGGGAGCTTCCGGTGCAAGGGCAGCCGGAGCAGTAACCTGAGCAGGAGCAGAGTTGACATCATCCTCCTTGGGGGTATGGATGATGACAACATCAGGCAATGGTGTCTTTGGTCCATTTATTCCCTTAGGGTCCCAGTCAAGCATGACCTTCACCTTGATTCCGAGAACACCCTGCACATTTGAGAGTTTCAACCAGAGTCTAGAATTTAGACATCGCTAGCATATTTTATTCACTTAGTGGGGAACTCAGAAGAAGAAACACACTAACCTGTCTAAGCAGAACATGTCTGACAGCAGAGTCGATGTAATCCTTGGTTGGCTGACCAGAGGAAACCATGTAACCGTCCTTGAATTTCATGGACTTGGCACGTGCTGCACGAAGCTTTCCACTCACAATCACCTGACAGTAAGTAAGCATTTTTTTGTTAAGATGAGatattatagatgaaaaaataTTAGAGAATACACAGGGATGTGTAAACTCACCTCACATCCTTTAGCACCACTTTCCATGACGAATCTCAAGACACCATAGCAAGCCCTACAGAACACAATATCATTGCAAAATTAACATCACAACGCTCAACATATACTCAGCAACTAGCCAAGACCTTGCTCAAACCTTGTCTAACGCAAATACAACCCAATTATAGAGCGAGACAATCTTAGATTGCCCATGAAAGATAGGACTTCTACAAATAAGCTTTAATCACTTTtcttaaaaatgacaaaagTTATAAACTTTAATCCTATCTATTACCATGTAATGTGACCTCATTATATGAGTGAAAAGCTAACACAGAAATGTATAAGATAGATGTCGAACCTGCGAACGGCAAGTCCACCGAGGAGCTTGTAACGGAGAGACTCGGCCTGAGCAATAGCGCACAGACCTCTGTTAGTAACCTTCTCAGCGTAAAGCTCAACACTGTCTTGAGGAAACCTGAATCTCTTCTGGACAAGAGATGTCAACTCTCTGATCCTCCTCCCCTTCTCACCTATAAACACCCAAATGACATATAAAGTCCCAACCTTTCGATTCAAAAAGAAGGTTAGCTTTTGAGAGTACATACCGAGAACATTTTGAGTACGTGTGGCTCTGATGATAATCTCAGTCCTCATTGGAGTAACCCTAACTTCCACACCAGAGTAACCATCTTCAGCAAGCTCTCTGGTTAGAACCTCGTTCAACTCGGCGTAGAACACACCGTCAGCTACAAACTAACAGAACTCAAGGAATCAGTTCGACATACGATGCAGCGAAAAGAGATCTATTTGACGAGAGAACAAGTTTACAAGCAGGCTCACCTTTCTCTTCTTGCTAATTTGAGTCGCCATGTTTGATGTGTGCAGCTGCGGATCACTGAAACCCTAAAGTCCTGAAGTAATCTCGAGATGATGGTGAAAGCGCTGAGGTGCGAAGTCATCACTACTAgatgttttgtatttatatCTAGGTTAGAACTTTGAGATCATTGGTCTGGGCTTTTACTGggctttttcttttctcactTTAATGGGTTTATCTGAAGTTCtcaagaagtaaaaaaaaaacttttaagtaAATTAATGTATGGCAAAAACTCAAAGAAATTAAAGATATAGAAATTTTTTACCAAATGAccaattttggaaaaaaaaaattaagaatacgACATTAATAGATTTTACAACTTTTCCGTTTTTTTTATGGTTCTATCTTTTTTTGTATATCGGTTGCCGGTgagtaaatgatataaatatttggttGAATGTTATATATTCTGAGTATGATTGCAATCAGGTTTAGTATGACTGTTCTTTCAAATTGCTTTTGTTTTCTCTATTCCAAATTTCCAAAGTTGATGTTATCACCCCATTCCCCGATCACAGCGAGaccaaagaaactaaaacaGATTCCAAAATAGCCAAGTCCAGAACAAGTAGAGTTACAGTGAAGCAACTTACTTAAGATAATAAACACAACAACTACTACTAACTTTGTCAACAACTTGAGTCTTGATACTTGGAGTTAGCCTTCCTCTAGCGAGAATTTGGCTAAAGACCAATGAAACTAATACATAAATTCCGAACTAGTCCAACAGTGAAGCAAATATTTAGATGATAAACACAAATACTACTACTAGCTTTGTCAACAACTTCAGCCTCCCCAAGTCCCCATCATGCTTTCTTTTCTTGTCCTTAGTCTCGCCTGCGGATGCAAATTTTCATCTTCAAACTTTCCCGTCCATCCAAGAAATAGCGAGGAACACACATGAAGTCCTTCTCAGGAGTTTCGAAGCTCACTTTCTGAATCCTATCCATCTCAAACAATCCAAACGACATTGTTTTACCTCCGTGCGAGTAATAAGAGAGTTGATAGGAGAACTCTGAAACTCCAGGAGCAAAAGGTGCTATACAGTTCACAGTCACATTCACTCCTTGTTCCTCCTCGAAACACTGAACCGCAACCAACGGACCTCCTCTACCTTCCTGAAGAACTAAAATCTTATCACTGATGTGCATCCACGCGTCCCCGTTAAAGCCACATGTGAAAGTTTCACAACAGCCACGGTGGTTAGCATGGTAGTGACGGTAGAGATCATTGCACAGACCAGCGTAGTTGCAGTCTGGTGCAGGACAGTAGCATAGAGCGAAACTGCATTCCTTCTCATGGTCCAACTCTTCGCCGTAAGGGAACTTGTCGGTGCAGCCATGTTTTGCGTTAGGGCATGGGACCATGGTTGCTTCCACAACTCTCTCCATGATTCTGCATCGGTGGATACCAATGGGCAAAGTGCAGGAAGGGCATTTGTTCCTCAGGTTGGTACAGCAATCAGAGCAAGCTATATGTCCATTGTCACACTGAgattgcaaaaaaaataaaaaagatgttATCATTATCAAAGTTGTAACGAGTCTTGTAAAAAGTGTTATATATGCATCATGTACATATTCAGTGATGTTCTGTAATGAAAGATGCTTCCTTTAATCTGATTAACATCTTGCTAATGCAAAATCAcgcatttaaaaaaataataaacatcaTATGTACATTTCAGCCATGTTCTGTAATGAAAGATGCTTCCTTTTGTTCGATTAACATCTCcctaatgcaaaaaaaaaaaaaatgcaattttTAAGATAACCGGTTTAACTACTAAGAAAAAAAAGCAGACAATGAAGGATTAACATGGTATGTACATTTCAGTGATGTTCTGTAATGAAAGATGCTTCCTTTACAGACAAGGAGGAAAGAAGAAACGAGACCTGAAAGATAGGATTTGTCAGTGGGTGGCAACAAACAGGACAGTCGAGAAGATCCAGATCCATCAGCATTCCTGATCGTACCTCCGTTGTTGTAACCTCGTCGTCACCGGCGGCTACTGTCGCCGTTACTTCTCCAACATTCTCGCCgccttctgcttcttcttcgaCAGGGGAGGAGAGTCGCTGCCTTTTCGGGCGGCTACTCGACGCTTCTCCGGCGAGGACTTGTTCGGCGTTCGTATCTCTCACCATGGCTCCCGAAATAAACAAtgtgtaagaaaaaaaaacagtttttctCCTCGAAATATAAAACTAAGGGAAATTGCagtgaatatataattttttgagaaatttgctaaaagagaaaaaaaaaatgaggatGATGTCCTAATGGTATAATCCAATCAAAAGTTGTCCTAATGAGataaattttttactaaaacccaaaattaacctttctttaatcaattttagaactaattaaaacgaaattaataaatcataatgcaaaaaaattaaaaactatttttaaaaggcaaaataaaaagaaagaaattagataaattaattgaaaataCTAAAGCTACACCATTTTTCTCTCTCGCCTAATTATCTCCGCCTCTCTCTGTGTCGCGAAGAAACCCTAGGAAGCGATTGTGTCTCCTCCTCCGATGACATCTCTGCCTCTCAGCCTCTCTCCAGCCCCGGTGTAACCCTTCGTCTCTCTCTATCGCCGCGTCTCAGCCTCTCTCCAGCCGTTCTGTCTCGGCCTCTCCGTCTCACTCTATCTCCGCcatcctctctctttctccgcCTCAACGGCTATCGGTGTCTCCACCTCTCCGTCTCACTCTATCTCCGCcatcctctctctttctcgggCTCTACGGTTTAGGTTAAGGTAAAACTTGAAACCATCTAggatttaggtttttttttggtgttatCGGTTTGGAGAGTGCTTGGATTGATTTGTTATGTCTGACCCATCTCATTCTTGTCTGCATGGTCGATTACATTTCTCTGCCTCTCTCTTGACGATCTCAAAGGCGATTTGGAGCTTCTATTGGTGCTTGCTGAAATCGCTATTGTCTTCACCCTCTCCGCCTCTCTCTTTCTCCGACATCGGTACCATATAAGGTATCGTTACttacttcttcttctgcttcatcAGTTTCTTTGTGGTATTTGTGTGTTTGTTGTTAACAGATGATATGAAACAATATCGATTGTGAATTGTCTCACTTGGAGTAACTGATtaattttgtgaattttttttggttaacatTGTCTCCTTAATTGATACAGTGTTCAATGGTTCAattgaatttgaatttgtttAAGTTTTGGAACTATCCTATGCCTTCATTTGAATTTGTTTAAGTTTTGTGAATTGATATGGTATTTGTTGCTATGTGTTTGTGTTCCTCGGGTTCCTCTTTGCCTGAATCAAGTGTGATAAATAATAGTGTTGCTGTTGTATATGTTTACTCATTTTCTTCCTCTGTGTTTGTGTTTCTTTGTCAACAGTCTCTGTTGTCTTGTTCtcaattttttcttattactaGGTTGTTATTATGACACTGGCTGCTTGTTTACATTGTTATTGTGACACTGAATGCTTGTTTGGGTTTTTATGAACAAAGAGCAAAGTGTTTGACTTTATCTGAACTTCAGtcattttgttttgaataattaattttttgttttactttgtAGATATGGAGGCAGAGCTACCTAAGCGAGTGTATGCAGAGGGCATGGAACCTTAGGTGAAGAAGATCAACAATTGTTGCCGCATGCAACTCATCAGGGATCTGAAGAAAGCTATGTCTGCGGAGTATGATGATGTGAAGAAAGATCCTCTTTTCACACACATCATGGCTATTGCGGAAAATAAGCTTCAGTTCTCGGGGAAACTGGTGGATAGCTTCTTATGCAGGCAGCTGATTACCTCAAAGAAGCATGAGAAGTGGTTTGTATTTGGGAGGACGCCTCTCCGGTTTTCGCTTCAGGAGTACCACGCTGTGACAGGCCTAAAGATTTCTCGGGAAGATAGCACAGGCGTAGTTACTTTTAAACCCGACGGGGGGTTTTGGAGTGAGCTAGTAAGGAGAGGTGGTAAGATAAGCTTGCAGTCGATCAAGAAGGAACATCTTCAACAAGTGAACACCTGGACCCGAGTTGATAGGATCCGTTTGATCTACTTGTGCGTGATAATGGGAGTGGTGATGGGGCGTAATGAGAAGGTGAACATCCCTCATATGTATATTAAGTTGGTGATGGATCTTGACAAGCTTCGGAAGTTCCATTGGGGTCTTCACTCCTATGACATGAATGAGAACAACAAGTTGTGGATGGTCTTATGAAGTTTGAATAATTTGTGGACATATGAatcaaataaatacaaataatatgtataatttatttccactattacaaattttaaattttaaagaaatttgaCATGTTAACCATGTACATGATATCCTTAACACCATGTGGACATTAATTTGTATGAGAGTGATTTGTTATGTACATaaattatagatatatattgTATTTCATGAACACATGATTAAGACATAAATTACAGCCACATAATAATTGTGGACACGGAAATGTGGACAAGATTACAATTTATGAGACTAAAAAAGTTCAGCTAGACATGAGAAAAAGGTCTACGCTTTATAGAATTTACCTATATATACTACTGTCAAGAAGTTAAACCAGCCACCCAAGATCCAAAGAACCCACAAGCCAGCAAAAACCTATTAAATCAAAATGTCAAAGATCATTAGGATGGATTTTTCTAGAATTATTTGGTATCAACCTTACAAAGACTTAACCATTAAAAATCGAGAAGCGACCAACATCAAAGCTGATTCATGATTAACTTACTTGATGAACATGGTGGCATATTAGACCAGAGAAACAATACAGCAAGCATACAATCACAACTTGGTAGAGTGAGTGAGAAGGTGGTACTCCATCAACTCAAAGAGAACCCAAGCGGCTGTAGCATCACCGAGTACACCACCCGAcatcttcttgttcttcctCATGAATATATCAGCCGCTGCAAATAGAATCGAATATGGTTGCTCGAGCATTCCTTCTACAACGATCTTGAGCATGGCCACAACGCCGCGGTGAGAGCAGAGAAAGAAACCGGCCACAGATCCACCAACCAAAACTCCATCTCCGACGAACACGGTGTAAATCCCAATATCCCCGTAGCTTCACGCCGACCATTCGAAACCGGCCACAGATCCACCAACGGTTAATCTTAAAAGTCAGAGGCAACTCTCAAATCCTGCCTATCGACCCCTGAGCTTTCAAACCATCGATGGGTGACATTGTGGCTTGCTCGATTCGTCATCCTCGATCCCACCTCATGATTCTCGAGCTTTGATGACGTGAATGGAGAGGAGGCACAACTATGGTGGCTCCGGCGACAGATTGTATTCAAGCAGCAACAGAACCCATCAACAAAACTCAGATACATGAGACATACAACACAAAAGAATTGAAAAAAGCTTACTTGATCTGCTCATTTATTTTGGCTTCACATTCAGAGCAAGCTAAAGCAAAGGACTTGAAGGGAGTTCCTTCTTCACCTCCACAAACGGCTCGGAGGTTTCACACAAAGGATCGAGACGGCGAGATGGGGAGAGTAAGCATATGTAATTAAGGTTCACAAATTTGGGATCGAGAGGAAGCAGGGAAAATTAGGGTTCATGGATTTGGAAACAAGAAAAATTTGGGAAGAGTGATTTTGaaatagaaagaaaaggaaTGGAGTTTTGATGGTAAAAGGACTCCCTTTAGTTAGAAGGTAGAACAAAAGTGAAATCTATCGTTTACTTAATGAAAGGGCAAAAATGATAAATCACAGGAAGAAAGTGTTCCAAAGCAATATGTGTCTCTACGTGTAATCACAATGTCAGAATGTATCTCTAGAAGTAAATTTTTCTACATCCTTTACCCTTTTCTGTGTTTGTCTCTATAATGATACAGTACTTAGAATTAAATCTACTCTAACTCACtctatttattctattaaaatagagattattattttttcttctataaataaaagaataataattttttatttcttcatatAATTGAAAATTGTTATTATAGAGGAACATATAgcaaaatgtatttttttttgtcaacttgcCATTATATTGAAGCCCAAAGATAATTCAAGAGTACAAATACTTGACTACCATACACGTGTTACAAATACTACA
This genomic stretch from Raphanus sativus cultivar WK10039 chromosome 3, ASM80110v3, whole genome shotgun sequence harbors:
- the LOC108847086 gene encoding 40S ribosomal protein S3-2, coding for MATQISKKRKFVADGVFYAELNEVLTRELAEDGYSGVEVRVTPMRTEIIIRATRTQNVLGEKGRRIRELTSLVQKRFRFPQDSVELYAEKVTNRGLCAIAQAESLRYKLLGGLAVRRACYGVLRFVMESGAKGCEVIVSGKLRAARAKSMKFKDGYMVSSGQPTKDYIDSAVRHVLLRQGVLGIKVKVMLDWDPKGINGPKTPLPDVVIIHTPKEDDVNSAPAQVTAPAALAPEAPLTAVDYPEMIPVA
- the LOC108847083 gene encoding E3 ubiquitin-protein ligase SINA-like 2; the encoded protein is MVRDTNAEQVLAGEASSSRPKRQRLSSPVEEEAEGGENVGEVTATVAAGDDEVTTTEVRSGMLMDLDLLDCPVCCHPLTNPIFQCDNGHIACSDCCTNLRNKCPSCTLPIGIHRCRIMERVVEATMVPCPNAKHGCTDKFPYGEELDHEKECSFALCYCPAPDCNYAGLCNDLYRHYHANHRGCCETFTCGFNGDAWMHISDKILVLQEGRGGPLVAVQCFEEEQGVNVTVNCIAPFAPGVSEFSYQLSYYSHGGKTMSFGLFEMDRIQKVSFETPEKDFMCVPRYFLDGRESLKMKICIRRRD